Proteins found in one Canis aureus isolate CA01 chromosome 19, VMU_Caureus_v.1.0, whole genome shotgun sequence genomic segment:
- the ZNF333 gene encoding zinc finger protein 333 isoform X1: MGPGPDLRMQIRPTIEGRGTPSIPEDRLALQVSPWSSGYIGLKAALQIQRVAMPVPPLGVPELGMAGGSVLLAQDPAWLQKENTEEEAVAPGVLITCLQEPVTFADVAVLFTPEEWMFLDSAQRNLYRDVMLENYRNLASVGDQLGKPSMFSHLEPGEELWPTERRIFPGTHPEPPLQPQDSISNQDIFAEISSIGMKREQPQTGQKLYKYSEFGEAFHGIKPFFQYQRIHAGGDHYECPENGKSFFQPTHLIVPEKIHRGDKTYACNKCEKSFRYSSDLIRHEKTHTAEKCFECQECRQAFKYSSNLRRHLRTHTGEKPFECAQCGKTFTRNFNLILHQRNHTGEKPYECKDCGKAFNQPSSLRSHVRTHTGEKPFGCSQCGKAFREHSSLKTHLRTHTREKPYACNQCGKPFRTSTHLNVHKRIHTGEKLYECATCGQVLSRLSTLKSHMRTHTGEKPYVCQECGRAFSEPSSLRKHTRTHTGKKPYACQECGRAFGQSSHLIVHVRTHTAGKPYECNQCEKAFRHSSSLTVHKRIHAGREKVRNGGLPLTVSHPFDGPLAD; the protein is encoded by the exons ATG GGGCCAGGGCCGGACCTGAGGATGCAGATCAGACCCACAATTGAAGGCAGGGGGACACCTTCAATTCCAGAGGACCGGCTGGCTCTCCAGGTGTCGCCTTGGTCTTCTGGATATATC GGGCTGAAGGCAGCCTTGCAGATTCAGAGGGTGGCCATGCCGGTGCCTCCACTGGGTGTCCCTGAGCTGGGGATGGCTGGGGGTTCTG TTCTGCTTGCGCAGGACCCCGCCTGGCTCCAGAAGGAGaacacagaggaggaagctgtGGCTCCTGGGGTACTGATCACCTGTCTGCAG GAACCAGTCACCTTTGCAGATGTGGCTGTGTTATTCACCCCAGAAGAATGGATGTTTCTGGACTCTGCCCAGAGAAACCTGTACAGAGATGTGATGCTGGAGAATTATAGGAACCTGGCCTCTGTGG GTGATCAGCTAGGCAAACCTAGTATGTTTTCCCATTTGGAGCCAGGAGAAGAGCTGTGGCCCACTGAGAGAAGAATCTTCCCAGGAACCCATCCAG AACCTCCACTCCAACCCCAAGATTCAATTTCCAACCAGGATATTTTTGCGGAGATTTCATCCATTGGCATGAAAAGG GAGCAACCTCAGACTGGACAAAAACTCTATAAATACAGTGAATTTGGGGAAGCCTTTCATGGCATCAAACCATTCTTCCAGTACCAGAGAATTCACGCTGGGGGAGACCACTATGAATGCCCTGAGAATGGAAAATCCTTCTTCCAGCCCACTCACCTAATCGTGCCTGAGAAAATCCATCGTGGGGACAAAACCTATGCGTGTAACAAATGTGAGAAATCCTTCAGATACAGCTCCGACCTAATCAGGCACGAGAAGACTCACACTGCGGAGAAGTGCTTTGAATGTCAGGAGTGTCGGCAAGCCTTCAAGTATTCCTCCAATCTGCGGCGCCACCTGAGgactcacactggagagaagcccttCGAATGTGCCCAGTGTGGGAAAACCTTCACGAGGAATTTTAACCTCATTCTGCACCAGCGAAACCACACCGGTGAGAAGCCCTATGAATGTAAGGACTGTGGGAAAGCATTTAATCAGCCATCGTCTCTGAGGAGTCATGTGAGgactcacactggagagaagcccttTGGATGCAGtcagtgtgggaaagccttcagggagcacTCGTCGCTGAAGACACACCTGCGCACTCACACCAGGGAGAAGCCATATGCATGTAACCAGTGTGGGAAGCCCTTCCGGACAAGCACTCATCTGAATGTGCACAAGAGGATACACACTGGGGAGAAACTGTATGAGTGTGCTACCTGTGGGCAGGTCTTGAGTCGCCTCTCAACGCTCAAAAGTCACATGCGAAcccacactggagagaagccctacGTGTGCCAGGAATGTGGGCGTGCCTTCAGTGAACCTTCCTCCCTCAGGAAACACACAAGGACCCACACCGGCAAGAAGCCCTATGCCTGTCAGGAGTGTGGGCGAGCCTTTGGTCAGTCTTCACACCTTATTGTGCATGTGAGAACCCACACTGCAGGGAAACCCTATGAATGCAACCAGTGTGAGAAGGCCTTCAGGCACAGCTCTTCACTGACTGTGCATAAAAGGATTCACGCTGGGAGAGAGAAGGTTAGGAATGGTGGTCTGCCTTTAACAGTGTCCCATCCATTTGATGGGCCTCTTGCTGATTGA
- the ZNF333 gene encoding zinc finger protein 333 isoform X3, which produces MGPGPDLRMQIRPTIEGRGTPSIPEDRLALQGLKAALQIQRVAMPVPPLGVPELGMAGGSVLLAQDPAWLQKENTEEEAVAPGVLITCLQEPVTFADVAVLFTPEEWMFLDSAQRNLYRDVMLENYRNLASVGDQLGKPSMFSHLEPGEELWPTERRIFPGTHPEPPLQPQDSISNQDIFAEISSIGMKREQPQTGQKLYKYSEFGEAFHGIKPFFQYQRIHAGGDHYECPENGKSFFQPTHLIVPEKIHRGDKTYACNKCEKSFRYSSDLIRHEKTHTAEKCFECQECRQAFKYSSNLRRHLRTHTGEKPFECAQCGKTFTRNFNLILHQRNHTGEKPYECKDCGKAFNQPSSLRSHVRTHTGEKPFGCSQCGKAFREHSSLKTHLRTHTREKPYACNQCGKPFRTSTHLNVHKRIHTGEKLYECATCGQVLSRLSTLKSHMRTHTGEKPYVCQECGRAFSEPSSLRKHTRTHTGKKPYACQECGRAFGQSSHLIVHVRTHTAGKPYECNQCEKAFRHSSSLTVHKRIHAGREKVRNGGLPLTVSHPFDGPLAD; this is translated from the exons ATG GGGCCAGGGCCGGACCTGAGGATGCAGATCAGACCCACAATTGAAGGCAGGGGGACACCTTCAATTCCAGAGGACCGGCTGGCTCTCCAG GGGCTGAAGGCAGCCTTGCAGATTCAGAGGGTGGCCATGCCGGTGCCTCCACTGGGTGTCCCTGAGCTGGGGATGGCTGGGGGTTCTG TTCTGCTTGCGCAGGACCCCGCCTGGCTCCAGAAGGAGaacacagaggaggaagctgtGGCTCCTGGGGTACTGATCACCTGTCTGCAG GAACCAGTCACCTTTGCAGATGTGGCTGTGTTATTCACCCCAGAAGAATGGATGTTTCTGGACTCTGCCCAGAGAAACCTGTACAGAGATGTGATGCTGGAGAATTATAGGAACCTGGCCTCTGTGG GTGATCAGCTAGGCAAACCTAGTATGTTTTCCCATTTGGAGCCAGGAGAAGAGCTGTGGCCCACTGAGAGAAGAATCTTCCCAGGAACCCATCCAG AACCTCCACTCCAACCCCAAGATTCAATTTCCAACCAGGATATTTTTGCGGAGATTTCATCCATTGGCATGAAAAGG GAGCAACCTCAGACTGGACAAAAACTCTATAAATACAGTGAATTTGGGGAAGCCTTTCATGGCATCAAACCATTCTTCCAGTACCAGAGAATTCACGCTGGGGGAGACCACTATGAATGCCCTGAGAATGGAAAATCCTTCTTCCAGCCCACTCACCTAATCGTGCCTGAGAAAATCCATCGTGGGGACAAAACCTATGCGTGTAACAAATGTGAGAAATCCTTCAGATACAGCTCCGACCTAATCAGGCACGAGAAGACTCACACTGCGGAGAAGTGCTTTGAATGTCAGGAGTGTCGGCAAGCCTTCAAGTATTCCTCCAATCTGCGGCGCCACCTGAGgactcacactggagagaagcccttCGAATGTGCCCAGTGTGGGAAAACCTTCACGAGGAATTTTAACCTCATTCTGCACCAGCGAAACCACACCGGTGAGAAGCCCTATGAATGTAAGGACTGTGGGAAAGCATTTAATCAGCCATCGTCTCTGAGGAGTCATGTGAGgactcacactggagagaagcccttTGGATGCAGtcagtgtgggaaagccttcagggagcacTCGTCGCTGAAGACACACCTGCGCACTCACACCAGGGAGAAGCCATATGCATGTAACCAGTGTGGGAAGCCCTTCCGGACAAGCACTCATCTGAATGTGCACAAGAGGATACACACTGGGGAGAAACTGTATGAGTGTGCTACCTGTGGGCAGGTCTTGAGTCGCCTCTCAACGCTCAAAAGTCACATGCGAAcccacactggagagaagccctacGTGTGCCAGGAATGTGGGCGTGCCTTCAGTGAACCTTCCTCCCTCAGGAAACACACAAGGACCCACACCGGCAAGAAGCCCTATGCCTGTCAGGAGTGTGGGCGAGCCTTTGGTCAGTCTTCACACCTTATTGTGCATGTGAGAACCCACACTGCAGGGAAACCCTATGAATGCAACCAGTGTGAGAAGGCCTTCAGGCACAGCTCTTCACTGACTGTGCATAAAAGGATTCACGCTGGGAGAGAGAAGGTTAGGAATGGTGGTCTGCCTTTAACAGTGTCCCATCCATTTGATGGGCCTCTTGCTGATTGA
- the ZNF333 gene encoding zinc finger protein 333 isoform X2 has protein sequence MQIRPTIEGRGTPSIPEDRLALQVSPWSSGYIGLKAALQIQRVAMPVPPLGVPELGMAGGSVLLAQDPAWLQKENTEEEAVAPGVLITCLQEPVTFADVAVLFTPEEWMFLDSAQRNLYRDVMLENYRNLASVGDQLGKPSMFSHLEPGEELWPTERRIFPGTHPEPPLQPQDSISNQDIFAEISSIGMKREQPQTGQKLYKYSEFGEAFHGIKPFFQYQRIHAGGDHYECPENGKSFFQPTHLIVPEKIHRGDKTYACNKCEKSFRYSSDLIRHEKTHTAEKCFECQECRQAFKYSSNLRRHLRTHTGEKPFECAQCGKTFTRNFNLILHQRNHTGEKPYECKDCGKAFNQPSSLRSHVRTHTGEKPFGCSQCGKAFREHSSLKTHLRTHTREKPYACNQCGKPFRTSTHLNVHKRIHTGEKLYECATCGQVLSRLSTLKSHMRTHTGEKPYVCQECGRAFSEPSSLRKHTRTHTGKKPYACQECGRAFGQSSHLIVHVRTHTAGKPYECNQCEKAFRHSSSLTVHKRIHAGREKVRNGGLPLTVSHPFDGPLAD, from the exons ATGCAGATCAGACCCACAATTGAAGGCAGGGGGACACCTTCAATTCCAGAGGACCGGCTGGCTCTCCAGGTGTCGCCTTGGTCTTCTGGATATATC GGGCTGAAGGCAGCCTTGCAGATTCAGAGGGTGGCCATGCCGGTGCCTCCACTGGGTGTCCCTGAGCTGGGGATGGCTGGGGGTTCTG TTCTGCTTGCGCAGGACCCCGCCTGGCTCCAGAAGGAGaacacagaggaggaagctgtGGCTCCTGGGGTACTGATCACCTGTCTGCAG GAACCAGTCACCTTTGCAGATGTGGCTGTGTTATTCACCCCAGAAGAATGGATGTTTCTGGACTCTGCCCAGAGAAACCTGTACAGAGATGTGATGCTGGAGAATTATAGGAACCTGGCCTCTGTGG GTGATCAGCTAGGCAAACCTAGTATGTTTTCCCATTTGGAGCCAGGAGAAGAGCTGTGGCCCACTGAGAGAAGAATCTTCCCAGGAACCCATCCAG AACCTCCACTCCAACCCCAAGATTCAATTTCCAACCAGGATATTTTTGCGGAGATTTCATCCATTGGCATGAAAAGG GAGCAACCTCAGACTGGACAAAAACTCTATAAATACAGTGAATTTGGGGAAGCCTTTCATGGCATCAAACCATTCTTCCAGTACCAGAGAATTCACGCTGGGGGAGACCACTATGAATGCCCTGAGAATGGAAAATCCTTCTTCCAGCCCACTCACCTAATCGTGCCTGAGAAAATCCATCGTGGGGACAAAACCTATGCGTGTAACAAATGTGAGAAATCCTTCAGATACAGCTCCGACCTAATCAGGCACGAGAAGACTCACACTGCGGAGAAGTGCTTTGAATGTCAGGAGTGTCGGCAAGCCTTCAAGTATTCCTCCAATCTGCGGCGCCACCTGAGgactcacactggagagaagcccttCGAATGTGCCCAGTGTGGGAAAACCTTCACGAGGAATTTTAACCTCATTCTGCACCAGCGAAACCACACCGGTGAGAAGCCCTATGAATGTAAGGACTGTGGGAAAGCATTTAATCAGCCATCGTCTCTGAGGAGTCATGTGAGgactcacactggagagaagcccttTGGATGCAGtcagtgtgggaaagccttcagggagcacTCGTCGCTGAAGACACACCTGCGCACTCACACCAGGGAGAAGCCATATGCATGTAACCAGTGTGGGAAGCCCTTCCGGACAAGCACTCATCTGAATGTGCACAAGAGGATACACACTGGGGAGAAACTGTATGAGTGTGCTACCTGTGGGCAGGTCTTGAGTCGCCTCTCAACGCTCAAAAGTCACATGCGAAcccacactggagagaagccctacGTGTGCCAGGAATGTGGGCGTGCCTTCAGTGAACCTTCCTCCCTCAGGAAACACACAAGGACCCACACCGGCAAGAAGCCCTATGCCTGTCAGGAGTGTGGGCGAGCCTTTGGTCAGTCTTCACACCTTATTGTGCATGTGAGAACCCACACTGCAGGGAAACCCTATGAATGCAACCAGTGTGAGAAGGCCTTCAGGCACAGCTCTTCACTGACTGTGCATAAAAGGATTCACGCTGGGAGAGAGAAGGTTAGGAATGGTGGTCTGCCTTTAACAGTGTCCCATCCATTTGATGGGCCTCTTGCTGATTGA
- the ZNF333 gene encoding zinc finger protein 333 isoform X4, which yields MQIRPTIEGRGTPSIPEDRLALQGLKAALQIQRVAMPVPPLGVPELGMAGGSVLLAQDPAWLQKENTEEEAVAPGVLITCLQEPVTFADVAVLFTPEEWMFLDSAQRNLYRDVMLENYRNLASVGDQLGKPSMFSHLEPGEELWPTERRIFPGTHPEPPLQPQDSISNQDIFAEISSIGMKREQPQTGQKLYKYSEFGEAFHGIKPFFQYQRIHAGGDHYECPENGKSFFQPTHLIVPEKIHRGDKTYACNKCEKSFRYSSDLIRHEKTHTAEKCFECQECRQAFKYSSNLRRHLRTHTGEKPFECAQCGKTFTRNFNLILHQRNHTGEKPYECKDCGKAFNQPSSLRSHVRTHTGEKPFGCSQCGKAFREHSSLKTHLRTHTREKPYACNQCGKPFRTSTHLNVHKRIHTGEKLYECATCGQVLSRLSTLKSHMRTHTGEKPYVCQECGRAFSEPSSLRKHTRTHTGKKPYACQECGRAFGQSSHLIVHVRTHTAGKPYECNQCEKAFRHSSSLTVHKRIHAGREKVRNGGLPLTVSHPFDGPLAD from the exons ATGCAGATCAGACCCACAATTGAAGGCAGGGGGACACCTTCAATTCCAGAGGACCGGCTGGCTCTCCAG GGGCTGAAGGCAGCCTTGCAGATTCAGAGGGTGGCCATGCCGGTGCCTCCACTGGGTGTCCCTGAGCTGGGGATGGCTGGGGGTTCTG TTCTGCTTGCGCAGGACCCCGCCTGGCTCCAGAAGGAGaacacagaggaggaagctgtGGCTCCTGGGGTACTGATCACCTGTCTGCAG GAACCAGTCACCTTTGCAGATGTGGCTGTGTTATTCACCCCAGAAGAATGGATGTTTCTGGACTCTGCCCAGAGAAACCTGTACAGAGATGTGATGCTGGAGAATTATAGGAACCTGGCCTCTGTGG GTGATCAGCTAGGCAAACCTAGTATGTTTTCCCATTTGGAGCCAGGAGAAGAGCTGTGGCCCACTGAGAGAAGAATCTTCCCAGGAACCCATCCAG AACCTCCACTCCAACCCCAAGATTCAATTTCCAACCAGGATATTTTTGCGGAGATTTCATCCATTGGCATGAAAAGG GAGCAACCTCAGACTGGACAAAAACTCTATAAATACAGTGAATTTGGGGAAGCCTTTCATGGCATCAAACCATTCTTCCAGTACCAGAGAATTCACGCTGGGGGAGACCACTATGAATGCCCTGAGAATGGAAAATCCTTCTTCCAGCCCACTCACCTAATCGTGCCTGAGAAAATCCATCGTGGGGACAAAACCTATGCGTGTAACAAATGTGAGAAATCCTTCAGATACAGCTCCGACCTAATCAGGCACGAGAAGACTCACACTGCGGAGAAGTGCTTTGAATGTCAGGAGTGTCGGCAAGCCTTCAAGTATTCCTCCAATCTGCGGCGCCACCTGAGgactcacactggagagaagcccttCGAATGTGCCCAGTGTGGGAAAACCTTCACGAGGAATTTTAACCTCATTCTGCACCAGCGAAACCACACCGGTGAGAAGCCCTATGAATGTAAGGACTGTGGGAAAGCATTTAATCAGCCATCGTCTCTGAGGAGTCATGTGAGgactcacactggagagaagcccttTGGATGCAGtcagtgtgggaaagccttcagggagcacTCGTCGCTGAAGACACACCTGCGCACTCACACCAGGGAGAAGCCATATGCATGTAACCAGTGTGGGAAGCCCTTCCGGACAAGCACTCATCTGAATGTGCACAAGAGGATACACACTGGGGAGAAACTGTATGAGTGTGCTACCTGTGGGCAGGTCTTGAGTCGCCTCTCAACGCTCAAAAGTCACATGCGAAcccacactggagagaagccctacGTGTGCCAGGAATGTGGGCGTGCCTTCAGTGAACCTTCCTCCCTCAGGAAACACACAAGGACCCACACCGGCAAGAAGCCCTATGCCTGTCAGGAGTGTGGGCGAGCCTTTGGTCAGTCTTCACACCTTATTGTGCATGTGAGAACCCACACTGCAGGGAAACCCTATGAATGCAACCAGTGTGAGAAGGCCTTCAGGCACAGCTCTTCACTGACTGTGCATAAAAGGATTCACGCTGGGAGAGAGAAGGTTAGGAATGGTGGTCTGCCTTTAACAGTGTCCCATCCATTTGATGGGCCTCTTGCTGATTGA